In one window of Synchiropus splendidus isolate RoL2022-P1 chromosome 15, RoL_Sspl_1.0, whole genome shotgun sequence DNA:
- the fam171a1 gene encoding protein FAM171A1: MMRAVDRVPSTAFLLFVGYLVSKAASKTLSGDKDAEEVTLKVHLSDANTQQPLGRADVQLFTNHSLLTTGTSLADGDTYLRFLYRPGTPLIVTATKQGYVPNSVPWTPSRLPVFSSISLNLLPERAATLMVYEDVVEILSDFQGFRAQPVVHFQRRALNLPSNSSYANLSALLTVTSSPSLIQSFPHLQILSSNTTGTEKFFELTPVAAISVHLLASDGAELQVNEPITVAVPLPSDSILKENDHIPAWRYEPRFGAWIKSSLGYVRKEANQLTLTYIAPKLGYWVAAMSPLQSDPIVAKDISTYHTMFLLAILGGMALILLCLLCVLLYFCRRRCLKPRGSHCKLTVSSGLDSSRRDQATSMSHINLISNELELVSVATEPDMTTPMLKSCSFERQDNPPQPSLLRQSKHSCSSTCNQGSSLGNLTARSRDHRQSAETFQLKAALSCGADCGYRQSFTSICSSSNPISDRLSPVNHGKMSSIGMVNCISPSSPPHTPSRGDGIECRAPDYLLSRSVDHLERPNPPSLVRPGQLLCCGSVDLLSGGEGYPRVRPTLVIPAHYMRLPGEHPLSGQALLLQTDQQSDLETIQAELNAAQPQNSVGKALKDSSPGPTKHGDGENLGLSESLSIPAALGEAALVEINSEDTLLAEKTLMELRGGKPLPHPRAWFVSLDGRSNAHIRHSYIDLQRAGYQGNTPAAGGQESHTKGRRPGNSNDASLDSGVDLNEPKASRSGKEGERSKRDVEDRLKVTKTSVAQLVFVDDMDVAQGEMSKCSTQENKLSPGPSDRQILSPPVDLVAVDVEDNQTPQVSPSPSSSPASPHSPAETEPYRTDRDVVSISPDEAPQEDMDDEKKSPWQRREERPLLAFNLK, encoded by the exons AGGTTACACTGAAGGTTCACCTCAGCGATGCCAACACTCAGCAGCCCCTGGGACGGGCAGATGTACAGCTATTTACCAACCACTCTTTACTTACCACTGGAACCTCATTGGCGGATGGTGACACCTACCTGCGCTTCCTCTACCGACCCGGGACGCCATTGATTGTCACCGCAACCAAACAAGGCTATGTGCCAAACTCTGTGCCTTGGACACCTTCCAGACTACCCG tgttttCATCCATCAGCCTCAATCTTCTACCAGAAAGGGCTGCTACTCTGATGGTTTATGAGGATGTGGTAGAGATCCTTTCAGACTTCCAAG GTTTTAGGGCCCAGCCTGTTGTTCACTTCCAGCGCAGAGCTCTGAATCTTCCGTCCAACTCATCCTATGCAAACCTGTCTGCTCTGCTCACTGTGACCAGCTCTCCCTCGCTCATCCAAAGCTTTCCGCACTTGCAGATTCTCAGCTCCAACACTACAG GAACGGAGAAGTTCTTTGAATTGACTCCAGTCGCAGCAATTTCAGTTCACTTATTGGCCAGCGACGGAGCGGAGTTGCAGGTGAATGAACCAATCACAGTCGCTGTCCCACTACCAAGCGACAGCATCCTGAAGGAAAATGATCACATCCCTGCATGGAGATATGAACCTCGTTTTG GTGCCTGGATAAAGAGCAGCTTGGGCTATGTCCGAAAGGAGGCCAATCAACTGACTTTGACCTACATTGCTCCTAAGCTGGGCTACTGGGTGGCAGCCATGTCCCCTTTGCAATCAG ATCCGATTGTGGCGAAAGATATCAGCACTTACCACACCATGTTTCTACTTGCCATTCTGGGAGGAATGGCTCTCATCTTGCTTTGTCTCCTCTGTGTTCTTCTATATTTCTGCAG GCGTCGTTGTTTAAAGCCCAggggctctcactgcaagctgACTGTCTCCTCTGGTCTGGACAGTAGCAGGAGGGACCAAGCCACCTCCATGTCCCACATTAACCTCATCAGCAATGAG CTTGAGCTGGTGTCGGTAGCTACTGAGCCAGACATGACCACGCCGATGCTGAAATCGTGTTCCTTCGAGCGTCAAGACAATCCACCGCAGCCAAGCCTTCTACGTCAGAGCAAACACAGCTGTTCGTCTACATGCAACCAAGGCTCCTCTCTTGGAAATCTGACGGCTCGCAGCAGGGATCACCGCCAGTCTGCGGAGACCTTCCAACTGAAAGCTGCTCTCTCATGCGGCGCTGACTGCGGCTATCGTCAATCATTCACGTCCATCTGCTCATCTAGCAACCCAATTTCTGATAGACTGTCGCCGGTAAATCACGGAAAAATGAGCAGCATTGGGATGGTCAACTGCATTTCCCCCTCGTCTCCCCCTCACACTCCCAGTCGTGGGGATGGGATTGAGTGCCGGGCCCCAGACTATCTTCTCTCTCGATCTGTGGACCACCTGGAGCGCCCTAATCCACCATCGCTTGTTCGGCCTGGGCAGCTCCTCTGTTGTGGATCTGTGGATTTACTCAGTGGGGGTGAAGGTTATCCACGGGTGCGACCCACTTTGGTGATACCTGCCCACTACATGCGGCTACCAGGCGAACACCCTTTGTCTGGCCAAGCCCTCCTTCTGCAGACTGACCAGCAGAGCGACCTAGAGACCATTCAGGCCGAGCTTAATGCAGCTCAACCTCAGAACTCCGTTGGAAAGGCATTGAAAGATTCCTCCCCTGGTCCGACTAAACATGGTGATGGAGAGAACCTCGGCTTGTCTGAGTCCCTGTCAATCCCAGCAGCACTTGGAGAAGCTGCTCTGGTGGAGATCAACAGTGAGGACACGCTGCTGGCAGAAAAGACTTTGATGGAGCTGAGAGGAGGAAAACCACTTCCTCATCCACGTGCCTGGTTTGTCTCTCTAGATGGGAGATCCAATGCACATATTCGACACTCGTACATTGACTTACAGAGGGCAGGTTATCAGGgcaacacaccagcagcaggaggccAGGAAAGTCACACAAAAGGCAGGAGGCCAGGCAATAGCAATGATGCCAGTCTGGACTCAGGTGTAGACCTAAATGAGCCAAAAGCTAGTCGTAGTGGGAAAGAAGGAGAGCGGAGTAAGAGAGATGTAGAGGACAGATTGAAGGTCACCAAAACCTCTGTGGCTCAGCTGGTGTTTGTAGATGATATGGATGTCGCTCAGGGAGAGATGTCCAAGTGTAGCActcaagaaaacaaactttcccCTGGGCCTTCAGACAGACAGATTCTAAGTCCTCCAGTTGATCTTGTAGCTGTTGACGTGGAAGATAATCAAACCCCACAAGTCTCTCCATCACCTTCGtcctctcctgcttctcctcattCACCAGCAGAGACTGAGCCTTATAGAACTGATCGTGATGTGGTCTCCATTTCACCTGATGAAGCCCCACAAGAGGACATGGATGATGAGAAGAAGAGCCCCtggcagaggagagaggagcgaCCACTGCTGGCCTTTAACCTGAAATGA